The stretch of DNA AAGCATTGGTCAGGTATTccatttgaatgaatgaatgaatgatttaaagttttcaggtattcCATTTGAgtataacaacattataataaaaagGTTCCTCTAGAAATAGTGAGAAAGGATataatacaaactttttttttttttttttgctttttttattttctttttttttctttttttttttggtcttggcTAGTAAGGCAGACAGTGAGATCAGAGAAAGAGACTTAAGTCTGGAAGTTGAATGTTATGGAAAAAAGTTGTAGTTTAGGAGTTGTGACTCACACGTTGATGGCAGGAAGTATAATCGGATTTAAACAGTAAAAAATTTAAATGACaaagcatgtatattatatataggtatacaagCATTATATCTAAACATGGAACAAGCGcatttttaaactatatattttgattttgattaatgttgattttaattttatctttttgtgaactacagtatatttttgttatattttttttttcttagaataattACGCAAATAATGTTAATTAATCAAAtgtaactttatttttatattaataatgaaaaaaagcaaaacaaGGTGTAAATATTCgtaaatgaaattatattgaataacaCAAGTTCAACCAAGAAAGATCAGATTACACATTTATTATTACGCAACATCGAAAACATTTAGAATAATTACAAGTACCATGAACTGCCGGCATGGCAACCTCTCCTCTCTCCTTAAATGTGGCTGGCGCCTGTCAGTGGCCCTTCATCACCGCCACCCCCTACGCAGTACGACGATTTTAAAAGTTCCTTTTGCAAGTGACACAAACTAAGACATCTATACTCCTACTGTCGGTCAGAATCAAGCAAATGGTGCCTCATTAATTTGCCCGGAATCAAATTTACTCTCTAAACATAATTTCTTTGgttttattgatgattttttttattgtgactTGATTTTTACTGGTGATTGATTTTGTGACAAGTGACGTAGTATGTTATTGCCCTTAAAAATTTCAGTCCGGATTAGTTTGTAGGTAGCAAGGAAATTCTGAAAGTTTAATGAAATTATGTACTTAATACTTATATtgtgatatatacagatactgtacagtatatctattaatattttttacttgatttttaCAAATGATTAATTTTGTGACAAGTGACGTAATTTGTGATTTTTCTCAAAATTTTCAGTACGGATTAGATTGTTGGTGGTAAGAACATTCTGAAAGGTTAATGACATTTTCTAATGAATACATATATTGTGATAAACATatactgtcaatatatatatatatatatatatatatatatatatatatatatatatatatatatatatatatgtgtgtgtgtgtgtgtgtgtgtgtgtatatatatatatatatatatatatatatatatatatatatatatatatatatatatatatatatatatatatgtgtgtgtgtgtgtgtgtgtgtgtgtgtgtgtatatatatatatatatatatatatatatatatatatatatatatatatatatatatatatatatatatatatatatatatatataaagttatttattttcttattgtacaaTGAAGCCCCGAAGAAAACTAAATAAATACGTAAAACTCCAGTCGACAGAAGAAATTAGAAAATTCTCGTTTTCACTTACGGACTTCTCaccatgaaaattatatatatatatatatatatatatatatatatatatatatatatatatatatatatatatatatatatatatatatatatatatatatatatatatatatatatataatgtgtgtgtaagtatgcatgtatgtatgtaggatcAAGAGGGACTTCCCAGGCCACCATAACATTGTGAAAACTGTTCAGAACTTGAAAATTGAGATGCAGGATTACTCGTAGCGCTGGCAATGGTAACCTCTGCGCATCATACTAGGGTGCGGTTACGCAGCACAAAGTTTCGTTCATGCAGTCCATTGATTCATCTATTTTCGTGGGATTTAAATCCAGTCTACAAATCTATGCAATTGTAAGGTACATCATTTTGGGCTCAAGCTGTCTTACAACCATGGCTTCAGTAAAATTGCTGTGCAATGGTTTGAGAATTCTACAGTATTGATGAGTCATGGGAAAAATATGGTAAATATGATTTAGACAAATGAGTAACTGGCAACGATTGGACTTTGATGCCATGTTGTCTGAAAAGTACAGACCGTAACAACTCCGCTCTCATACACGAGTAGTTATAGAAATATCGAGGTGTTCTATGGACGTCGATAAAATTTCAATCTTTATATTTACAAAACCCTGGATAATTGCGTTGGTTATAAACCCAAGTACTTAGCTATCGGTATAAGTGTTACTATATCTCACTGGTTTATTTCTTTAAGTGTACGACGATATGAAATATTCCCATCCTATTTCGTGCCTATAGTTAAACACTCGTACTTTTCGTCTTTTTGAAATTGACATTGACCTGAGGTGTGAAGTAAAGTCTCTTTGAAATTAGACATTAAAATTAGGAGTGAAATACTGTCTACTTCGTTGCTTGAGGCGGGTAAAATCTGGGAAGGATATAATCAGACCAGTGAAGAATGCCCTAGAAGTTATTTTACTGATTAGTTTCCTCGGCAAAGGTTTCCTGACATAGACTTACCACAGGAAAAGAATACGTGGCACCTAAATCTAATAGCTGCAGCATGGTCAGGACCAAAGACTACCTTCAGTATTTTGTCTTTGGTCAGGACCCAATCCCAAAGCCTTGTATTCCATATACAGTTCAGTAGTATGAGCCCTCAGCACAACATAACTCATTAATCTAGACTTGTATCGTAACCTTCATTGTGTATGTCATTTTCATTGAATTGATCCGTATTGCGTGATTATGGGTGAAAAAGTACGGGATAATGTAGCAgtagtttataattttctttaagatCTTTAGCGAGAAACGACGGCAATGGCCTGAGTATCAGGAAGCAATATTGATATTGCTGGAACCCCCTCCTCCTACCATCTCTGGGAAATAGCTCGTTTCGGACACCTTACAGCATTGCAATGCGCCCCTTGCAGTTCACTCTATACTTCAATCCTCTCAAAGATGTCATACGTCAAGAATCATCACATAAATAAGAAATAACGCCAGTGAACGTTTAAATGGCTTCCCGCGCCAGAAGACGGCGAAGGCGGAGACATAGAAGGAACAGGAGAATACATAGAAGAACGCAGTCTTCTTACCCAAACACGCTAACCTGTTCCTCACCGGTATGTACCTGAAGTAGCCCATGTACGTTGATTTACTTCTGCTATTCGCATAAAGATTTGAGTAAACGTCACACCTATGTAGTCTGTACAGTAGGTTGGTCTTACTTCTgtaactgttaagtaaaaataaaagtcTAAGGAAAGTAGATCtcctgttatataaaaaaaaagaaaaaaacaacaatttTGTGAcctatttacttttatattaattttatcatgcCCAACTCCCATAGACCATTTTAGCTGGTAGGAAAGAGTGAGGGCCGTTCGATAATTAACACTTtaagggaatagtttggaaagttaagttcTAGTAACAGTGATGTAGATTTGTTTAaccataattttatttatgtaaaggtacatttttcttattttggtcttGAAGTTAATTTAATGCAATAAATGCTTATTCCATTAAAGGAATTGCCAGAATTTGTATTGCATTGTTGAAAATAGAACTACTAATTGTAATATTAGAGAATATTAATACTTAGCTTGATGTAGAACTAAACCAGAATTATATACATGTGATTACAAAATAATGTAATTACGGACTGACAAGTGTAAATTGATTTCATTGTCGATTGAAAGTTTCATCAGGTAGTATTACTTCCTTATGTAGTGAGGTAAAACTCACTCTTGTTTGTACTCTTAAAATTTTATGGGTAATCTAATTTAAAAGGCGTGAGAACATTTTGTTGTAATTTAAGCATACACTACTGTATCTGAGAATGCACCACAGTTTCCAGAacggaagaaaaataatccttttcATTTCCTCAATATTTCAGGAGCCAAGAAGTAACTATAAAGTTTCTATCATCTTgaaccagaaaacctcaaatcaatcaactaatcaatcaatctatcatctTGGAAAGAGAATATCTATAGAATAGAACCTGCATGCATTTCCAGTTAACTTCCCAATGAATTaatctattaatattatttacttACATTTGCACTTTATTTCATTTTaaaccattgatttttttttttcttactaattttTCATGTAAAAGGATAGTTTTCCACGACGTTCCTTTTCTATCATTttgccattatctgattttttCCCTTTAATTTACAGTGTCCCGGAATGCAACCCGATTACTCCATCAAGAGGGGGCTCGCCGTGGGAGGCACCACATGCATTGCCATCGGAGTCGTGTTTGTTATTCAACATGATGGAACTGGAGTCATGAAAATCATTTCTCCTGTGTTAATTATCTTTGGAGGTATTTTCCactgtttttaattttcttttctttgtggGGTTTTTTCATGAGTCTGTGTGCCTTTTTCTTGGGAATACTTCATCGGGTTGTGTACCCTTTCATTTGTAAGTAGTCATGGTGTTGTTGTTTTCGGAGTTGGTTCGAGCTTTTGCGTCCTCTTACTTTGGAGGGTCTTCGTGCTTTAGTGTGATttttgaaaaaagaagaaaaaaaaaatagttaacagAACTGTGGGCAGTTTATGCAAATTGTTCATCTGGCGTTGATCGGGTTGAGGCCCTTATTCCCTGAAGGTGTTCCCACTTACGAGCTGCTATTAGTGCAAGAGGCTCTTGTGGCTTACACACTTTATGTAATTAGCCTACCGCTctaataacatacatacatgcatacttgaAGGTTGTGTATACTGTGTACATTTCACAGCATGCACGTTCATGCTACTGAATAGCATTGTGAATGTAATTCATGCAGTTTAATGCTTTTTCCTTAAAGGTTATTCATGCTAGTATAAGCCTCTCTTTACAAGAGAGTgttttttgcattttcttaagaAGTAGTTATTGTTAGTGTCTTTCCTATCGAGAGTTTATTCTTTTGTCTCTGTTTGAGGTTGCAGGATTTTTTGCGTCTTCCTTTTAGAAGTAGCTCTGCAttttcatgcattattattattattattattattattattattattattattattattattattattattattattattattattattattatcattattattgttattattatttttgttgttgttattattatcatactacATTCTTCCGCCTTTTATTTGTACATAATTCTCCATTTGTATGCAGTTTTTCTGAAAGCAGTTCTACATTCATAGTTATTTCATTTTGGATGAAGTTTTGCATTGCATGCTTTTCCTTTGGAAGTAATTCTGCTTATGTCCATTCTCTAGAGGTAGTTCTGTATTAGAATACCTTTCCTTCGTCGGTGGTTCTGCATCTATATGAATTTACTTTCGATTTATTTGTCTATTTTAGTACCTGATCTTTGAGGTACCTCATCGGTTTCTTGCTTTTCTGTTGGAGATAGTTGTGCATTTGTATGTCTTTCCGTTGGAGGTAGTTGTGCATATGCATGCCTCCCCTTTTGGAGATAAACCTGCACTTGTAGCCTACATGATATTTTGAAGTTAGTTCTGCATTTATTTGTCTTCATTGAAGGTAGATTGGGATTTATATGCCATACCTTTGTAGGTGGTTTTGTATTTATATAACTTTCCTTTTGAATTAGCTCTGCATCCATACACCTTTCCTGTAGAGAAAGTTCTATATTTAATACCTTTCTGTTTGGCGGTTTATCTGCTTCTGCATACCTTCCCTTTGCAGGTAGTTTTGCATATGTATGCTCATCCTTTGGAGGTAAATGTTCATCTATAGGCATTTCCTCTGAAAAAAATGTTCTTCATTTTTATCCTTTCCCTGTGAAGGTAGTTTTGCATTTTGTGTGTTTTCTTTGTTGGTAGTTCGGCATTTATACATCTAaactttttagttttgtttttaagtCCTTTCAATGggaggactttattgtatattatgCTTTTTCTTTGGAGCAAGTCTCCTATTTGTATGCCCTACCTTCAGAGGGAGCTCTGAATGAGCATGTTCTATCTTTTGAGGAATTTCTGCATGGGGCTGCCCATTTTTGGAAGTAGCTCTGCATTATATTCCCTCCATTTGTAGGTgatttttcagtagctactttccgcgtggtaagggtagaagaaactccagctatggtaagcagctcttctaggagaaggactctccaaaatccaaccattgttctctagtcgtcggtggtgccatagccactgtcttgggttagagtcccctTGCTTGAGGGCCTTATAATCTATCTTGTTACTTACTTTCTTTCCTCGCTagactattttctttgttggagaccttgggcttataatatcctgtttctctaactaggattgtagattagctagtaataatgaaaaaatagtatTCTTCACTCCTtttcccctttcctcatacacctaacaacactaagataaccagaaaaaaaaattccctcgaGGGGTTAATagctgcattgtaattattcagtggctactttccacttggtaaggatataaaagactttagctaaggtaagcaggtttttgttattattattattattattattactactactactactactactactactactactactactactactactactactactacttttagctaagcttcaaccctagttggaaaagcagtatgctataagcccaagggtcccaacagggaaaaatagcccagtgaggaaaggaaatgaggaaatagatgaactacgagaagtaatgaacatttagaataaaatatctttaagaacagtaacaacattaaaataaaactttcatacataactatataaagatatatatgtcagcctttttaatataaaaacattcactgcaagtttaaactttagaAGCTTTTTAATGGGCATAAAGATCATTACATAATCATGAAACGTACCCAAAGAGTTATAAGTATCtatttgttttcctttccaaatgaataattaaaacattgTTCTTATGTTTAGGGCAGGGCCATACCCCTTGTACCACGGTCTTAAACTGTTttaggttcgagttctcttgcttgagtgtacactcatgcacactattctatctagttccttattttttttctcactgggctgttggagcccttggtcttatagcaccctGTCTTTATGTGACTCTCTCTTAGAGGTAGTTAGACATTTGTATGCCTCTCCTTTATTTGGAGTTTATTCTACATTTGCCTGCCTTTCCTTTGAGTGAGGTGGTTCGGCATTTGCATGCCTTTCCTTGGGAGGTAATTAGGCATTTGCATGCGTTTTCTTTGGAATTATTTCTTCATTTGCATACCTTCTCTTTAAAGGTTGTTGTGGTCGGTTTAACTTTCCTTTTGAAGGTAGTTTGCCCTTTGCATGCTATctttttaaaagccactcatgaatggcagaggcaaggggcagtgacattacctcatcaagcaggaaaatgcctgaGAGACTTATCACAATAGGACCCCACAAAATTTTGGGGGTAATTTTCCGGTTTTATTTCACCCCTTGATGGACGATCGGTGTTTATATACGTTTTCTTTGGACGGAATTGTGAATTTGCATGCCTCTCGTATTGGAGGTAGTTGTGTTTTTGCATTCCTTTCTCTTGGAGTTAGTTCtgcatttgtatgtttttttttttttttttttttttttggaggtaaTGGTGAATTTGTATGCCTTCCTTTGGTGTAAGTATCAGTTTTGTATTTACAGGCCTCCCTTTTTTTAGTTAGTTCTGTATTAACATGCTTTATGTTGGTAGTTGTTCAGCATTTGCAAGTCAATCCTCTTTAAGTTAGGTAGTATTGTATTTCTGTGCATTCCTTCTGGAGGTAGCTTTTATTTTTTGGGTAGATACATCCGTATTCCATTCCTTTAAAGGTAGTTGAGAAATTGTATGGCTTTCATTACTATCTAGTTTTCTTATTACATGAATTTCCTTAGGATATTTTTTGCACGTTCATACATTTCCTTTGGAGCTTGTGATGCCTTTGTAACCCTTTCCATTGGAGGCCTTTTTTGCATTTGCATGCCATTTCTTTGGAGGTAGTTCTGCATTTATATTGGTTTCCTTTTGAGGTGCAAGAACCTATCCATTAGAGGTATTTCTACATTTGCATACCAATCATTTGGAGGTAGTTGTTCACTTATATTAGTTTTCATTGGATTTTTGTTTAAATTGTCACACCTTTTTTTCTGGAGGTAGTTCTACATGGCTTAGTTATAAATGTAGTTTTATGTTTTCATGACTTTTCGTAAGGAAGAAGTTTTGCATTTCCGTGCCTTACCTTGTGAGGTATTTGTGCATTTGCATGCCTTTCCTTCAAAAGCAATGTTGCAATTGTATGCAATTCCTTTTAAAGTGGCTTTATCATTTTCACGTCTTTACTTAGAAGGTAGGTATGTCGTTTATATGCCTTTATTTTCTAAGTAGTTCTTCATTTGCATGACTTTTCTCATGTGGCAGCTGCCTTTCAGGCCTCACATTTAGAAGTAGTTTTTGCATATGCATGCCTTAACTTTGTAGGTATTTTGCATTAATAAGTGTTTTCATGATATGCATGCCTTAACTTTGTAGGTATTTTGCATTAATAAGTGTTTTCATGATATGCATTTCTGCATTTGACTGGCATTTTCTTTGaggtaatatacatttatatttctttcctttataGGTAGTATTGCTTTTGCTTGCCTTTCCACTGTTGCTGAGTTAGCATTTAATTGCCTTTGTTTTTTAGTTAATTGTGCTTTTTGAAGGTAGTTGTTTATTTTCATGTCTTCGCTTTTGTCTTAGTTGTGCCTTTGCATATATGTTCTTTGAAAGTGGTTATTTATTTTGCTTGCCTCTCCTTTCCAGGTAGTTTTGCATTAGTATGCCTTTTCTTTGGAGGCAGTTCTGCATTTGCGAGGCCTTCATTTGGGAGTAGTTTTGTATTTGTACGTCTTTCATTTGGAGGTAGTTTTTGTATTTGTATGGCCTTTCTCTACAGGTaattttgcatttattattattattattattattattattattattattattattattattcattttttgttatctattatttatcattattattattattattatttattgtttattatttattattatttgttatatatttattatttatcatcatcatcattatcggtattattattattttcgtcataatcattatcatcatccgcaCCCTCATCATTTGCTAAGTTATAGCCTTACCTAGAAAAGCAGCAtactataatcccaatggctccaatagggaaaataggcaagtcaggaaaggaaataaagatgctATCAGTGGTTATACTATTGATTTTGCAGCATCACACCAATCACAGTCGACAGATTTGATCTGTTGAGGGGTTCTGGTTGTCAACAGGTCTTTTTTGGAGAAGAGACTGTTAGTTCCATGAGCtcttccagtcttttttttttttttcagcttccaaTAGTCGCATTAGTCAACCCAATTTGAAGTTTATCCTTGAACAGCTTGGGACTAGTATTTAGTATCTTGGCAGTGAAAACCcacattgatactactactactactactactaatactactactactactaacagctGTAGGAGTAGTTGTAATGAAAATGAAATTGTTGTTTGTTTTActgtaatttgtttttatatattatgatgATTAAGATTAATTCTACAAAAAAAATTGCAGCATGTTTGCTTTTATTGTTCTTTTTACTTTATGTTGAGCTAATAGCTTATCCTTAATACTAAAAACCGTTTTTAGCAATAACCGGTTGGCGATTCTTATGATTTCAATccctcttatttttattatcaatacatTGATATTATGTTCTTTTGATATATTCTATGTTGAAGTAAAGAAATTTCTTCCTTTTATTAAGACTCAATGTTCCTCAAGGCACAAACACACCTAAATATGCTAAATATaattacacgcacacaaacaaacactcacatacacagatatatatatatatatatatatatatatatatatatatatatatatatatatataatttatatatatatatgtgtatatatatatttatatatatatacatacatatatatatatatatatatatatatatatatatatatatatatatatatatatatatatatatatatatatatcacatacatacatataggtaagTGTTTTTGGGTAGGGCAACAAGCTAAGCAACGCCCCAGGCTTAGAAAGGAAATTTAACATCATTTGGAGCCATCAACTTGGcttgaaaaagaaagagaaaggagtGGGGGGGTGCCAAAATGTAAATCCCATTTATAGTTACCAATCATTCCAGTAAAGAAAACAGAACATTAAATTGTAAAAAAGTTGTATGAATAGGTGATAAAACTAATATTAAACGTAAATCTTAAGTATTATTTTTTATCCCTTTCAGTATTGATGCTTCTAAGTCTGGTAGCAAGTAGAAGGAAAACGGAATTCCGTCCCACTTATCTAACTGATGTGATAGTTCACCCACCGGTTTCTAGTACTCAGCAACAGCCAATGATTCCATATTCAGATTACAACCCTCCTCCTGTTCCTTTGAGAACTACCTCCGCTCAAGCCATAGGTCCCTTCTTACCAGCTGGGGCTCCCCAGGGTCACTTTCCTTCTAGTGGATTTATTCCCTCTCCAGTACATAGACCCGTCTCTTCTGGAGGGTCTCTCCAGGGTCACTTTCAAGATGTTAGAACTGTCCTCTCTCCAGTCAGCGGCTCCTTTTCTCCTAGCGGAGTTCCCTATGGACCCTCTCCTATTCAAGGCCACCCGTCTGGATATCACCCTGGTGGTAGTCCTCAGGTGACTAGATACCCACATGCATCTAGAGTGCAGCCTTTTGGACATGGTGCATCCAGTGGTGGACATGTGTCACATCATCCCTCGCCGTTCGGTGGCCAAAATTCAAGGAATCCGTCTCCAGCTAGGAGGCCTCCATCACAGTTACCATCTGATCAAAGCCAGTCTTCTGTTGGTGATGGCCCTCCATCGTATCATTCTGTTGTGAGCGAGAGACCTTGGGAGGAACCCCCTTCATACGTGGAAGCATCATCGTGCCTCGTCCCAAGACCAGATCCTGAGGAATCCCATCTTCCTTCTGCTCCAAGTATTTCCGTCGTTAGTGATCAAGACCCTCCTACATGAGCTTCCTCTGGAAGGTCCTGCGTAGCCAGTAATCCTACTGAACCGGAATATCTATCATCGCCTCTTTCCATCCCTTGAATTCTGGGTCCTTGATATTACAGAACAGTGAACTTTGTGATTACGTAATTTTTTTGACATACCAAAACTCTTTTCTTTATATGAGATGTTGAAAATTACTCTAGTTACGTTGTGATGTAAGGCAGAGTAGACGGTAGAATAAGTGATAATTGACAAATATTGTGGTGTTAACAGCGGTTAGTaagataaagtttttattattattttgattggaaAATTTAGTGTTAAAGTAATATTTTCCACCTCAGTTAAAGTAGTATTTTCCACCTCAATAGAGATAAAAGAACAAACCGGTATCGCAAAGTATCGCATAGTTTCTG from Palaemon carinicauda isolate YSFRI2023 chromosome 5, ASM3689809v2, whole genome shotgun sequence encodes:
- the LOC137641543 gene encoding uncharacterized protein isoform X2, which translates into the protein MASRARRRRRRRHRRNRRIHRRTQSSYPNTLTCSSPCPGMQPDYSIKRGLAVGGTTCIAIGVVFVIQHDGTGVMKIISPVLIIFGVLMLLSLVASRRKTEFRPTYLTDVIVHPPVSSTQQQPMIPYSDYNPPPVPLRTTSAQAIGPFLPAGAPQGHFPSSGFIPSPVHRPVSSGGSLQGHFQDVRTVLSPVSGSFSPSGVPYGPSPIQGHPSGYHPGGSPQVTRYPHASRVQPFGHGASSGGHVSHHPSPFGGQNSRNPSPARRPPSQLPSDQSQSSVGDGPPSYHSVVSERPWEEPPSYVEASSCLVPRPDPEESHLPSAPSISVVSDQDPPT